A genomic stretch from Brockia lithotrophica includes:
- a CDS encoding MBL fold metallo-hydrolase, producing MEIEGSASVDVQARCGSVTPLGRGLHMIDLCDWFLPERTAAYVFPEEGILIETGPAVSFPFLLKGLTTLGMSPRDIRTVIVTHIHLDHAGAVGLFLKEAREAEVIVHPRGARHLMDPSRLVAAVRELYRGRFDEFYAPVLPVDPDRVRTVQDGDFLLLSEGRRLFFYDAPGHAPHHIAVYAPHAEGVFTGDAAGVWYSRLAWTGTFLVLPSTVPTQFDPEAMRRTWEKLRALKPRRLFFSHFGETEAVEDVFGQLGKWLPRYLEDGEFVLRRYLRPWREGEEADRAAIFAQAVEQLTEMLWERILRDIGAQGRGGERAKEIFRRETAYRHDVYLNAYGVMDYLFRQSSREDSG from the coding sequence ATGGAAATCGAAGGATCGGCGAGTGTAGACGTCCAGGCGCGTTGCGGCAGCGTAACCCCGCTCGGCCGCGGGTTGCACATGATTGACCTCTGCGACTGGTTCCTTCCCGAACGCACGGCGGCCTACGTCTTTCCCGAAGAAGGGATCCTCATCGAAACCGGACCGGCCGTGAGCTTCCCCTTTCTCCTCAAGGGGCTTACGACGCTCGGGATGAGCCCCCGGGACATCCGTACGGTAATCGTCACCCACATCCACCTCGATCATGCCGGTGCGGTGGGCCTCTTTCTCAAGGAGGCACGGGAAGCCGAGGTGATCGTACACCCGCGTGGGGCGAGGCACCTGATGGATCCCAGTCGCCTCGTCGCCGCGGTGCGCGAGCTCTACCGGGGGCGGTTCGACGAGTTTTACGCCCCCGTCCTTCCCGTGGATCCCGACCGCGTTCGCACCGTACAGGACGGCGATTTTCTTTTGCTCTCCGAGGGAAGGCGCCTGTTCTTCTACGATGCGCCCGGACACGCACCCCACCACATTGCCGTGTACGCTCCGCACGCAGAGGGGGTCTTTACGGGGGACGCCGCTGGGGTGTGGTACAGCCGTCTCGCCTGGACGGGGACCTTTCTCGTCCTGCCTTCTACGGTCCCCACGCAATTCGATCCCGAAGCGATGCGCCGAACGTGGGAAAAGCTTCGCGCCCTCAAGCCCCGCCGTCTCTTCTTTTCCCATTTTGGCGAAACGGAGGCCGTGGAGGACGTCTTCGGCCAGCTCGGAAAGTGGTTGCCGCGGTACCTGGAAGACGGGGAATTCGTACTTCGCCGCTACCTTCGCCCGTGGCGAGAAGGAGAAGAAGCGGACAGGGCCGCGATTTTCGCCCAAGCCGTAGAGCAGCTCACGGAGATGCTCTGGGAACGGATCTTGCGGGACATCGGCGCACAAGGCCGCGGGGGGGAGCGGGCAAAGGAGATCTTTCGTCGGGAAACGGCGTACCGCCACGATGTCTACCTGAACGCCTACGGCGTCATGGACTACCTCTTCCGCCAAAGCTCCAGAGAGGATTCGGGTTGA
- a CDS encoding phosphoribosyltransferase, which produces MTAGWFRPLFRDREEAGKKLSAELQRRFPRLTPQNALLLAIPRGGVEVGAAIAAELGIPLDVLVVRKIGAPFHPELAVGAVGPDGRRVLNLDVLHQLGLREEDFAEEEARARTELAARLRLYGFRGIPSPHPTYCIVVDDGIATGATAKSALLWLRRAAPTSRTILAAPVAPPETVEELRAYADEVVVLATPSPFGAVGAFYERFPQVSDERVLDLLRSYRDGAAPPPTS; this is translated from the coding sequence GTGACTGCAGGGTGGTTCCGACCCCTCTTTCGCGATCGGGAGGAGGCCGGGAAGAAGCTCTCTGCCGAACTGCAAAGGCGCTTTCCCCGCCTTACTCCCCAGAACGCACTCCTCCTCGCCATTCCCCGGGGCGGCGTGGAAGTCGGCGCCGCAATAGCCGCCGAACTTGGAATCCCCCTCGACGTGCTCGTCGTGCGCAAGATCGGCGCCCCGTTTCATCCCGAACTCGCCGTGGGCGCCGTCGGCCCGGACGGACGTCGCGTCCTGAACCTCGACGTCCTGCACCAATTGGGGCTTCGGGAAGAGGATTTTGCTGAAGAAGAAGCGCGTGCCCGCACGGAACTCGCGGCGCGTCTGCGCCTCTACGGATTTCGCGGAATCCCCTCGCCGCACCCTACCTATTGTATCGTGGTGGACGACGGGATCGCCACGGGCGCGACGGCGAAGAGCGCCCTTCTCTGGCTCCGCCGGGCCGCGCCGACGAGCCGGACGATCCTCGCCGCCCCCGTGGCCCCGCCGGAAACGGTAGAAGAGCTTCGGGCGTATGCCGATGAAGTGGTCGTCCTCGCTACACCTTCCCCTTTCGGCGCCGTGGGAGCCTTCTACGAAAGGTTTCCTCAGGTGAGCGACGAACGCGTCCTCGATCTTCTACGCTCCTACCGAGACGGAGCGGCACCGCCCCCTACTTCCTGA
- a CDS encoding universal stress protein: protein MFRRIVVATDGSEGAGKAVRYVAEKLCEGDVRVALVRVTSPLPRYIFTEFMVPDLDPQGVVEKRTRDEVEEDAAPLRERGIPYEVYVEVGDPASEVVRRAREFGADLIVVGRRGLNPLQEIFLGSVSQRILHLSEIPVLVIH from the coding sequence ATGTTTCGGCGCATCGTCGTAGCCACGGATGGATCGGAGGGAGCGGGGAAGGCCGTTCGCTACGTGGCGGAAAAGCTGTGCGAAGGGGACGTACGCGTTGCCCTGGTCCGCGTGACGTCTCCGCTCCCGCGCTACATCTTTACGGAGTTTATGGTACCCGATCTCGACCCCCAAGGCGTCGTGGAAAAGCGCACGCGCGACGAGGTAGAGGAGGACGCGGCGCCGCTTCGCGAACGGGGGATTCCTTACGAAGTTTACGTGGAGGTGGGCGATCCGGCGTCTGAGGTCGTTCGCCGCGCCCGAGAGTTTGGGGCCGACCTCATCGTCGTCGGACGTCGCGGACTCAACCCCCTGCAGGAAATCTTTCTCGGAAGCGTGAGCCAACGCATCCTCCACCTGTCGGAAATCCCCGTGCTTGTCATCCATTGA
- the nikR gene encoding nickel-responsive transcriptional regulator NikR: MSDDLVRFGVSFPGNLLRQFDAFLAEQGYSNRSEAIRDLVRKAILDPKKVDPEAVVAGAIIVAYDHHVSNLPAVLMELEHTFYDVIISTVHVHLTLTQCMEVILVRGKFARLEALHEQIQTLRGVTFSELTVTYLKDQLRLEDRTIVRLNYDLKHEHDERDGEGDLRGGLPLEPGLRSERST; encoded by the coding sequence ATGAGCGACGACCTCGTGCGATTCGGCGTATCCTTTCCGGGAAACCTCCTTCGTCAATTCGACGCCTTCCTTGCCGAACAGGGTTACAGCAACCGTTCGGAGGCCATCCGCGACCTCGTGCGGAAGGCAATTCTCGACCCCAAAAAGGTCGACCCGGAGGCGGTGGTCGCCGGCGCGATCATCGTCGCCTACGACCACCACGTAAGCAACCTTCCCGCCGTACTCATGGAACTCGAGCACACGTTTTACGACGTGATCATCTCCACCGTTCACGTCCACCTTACGCTCACGCAGTGCATGGAGGTAATCCTCGTGCGGGGGAAGTTCGCCCGTCTGGAAGCGTTGCATGAACAAATCCAGACGCTCCGGGGCGTAACCTTCAGCGAGCTTACCGTGACGTACCTCAAGGACCAACTCCGACTCGAAGACCGCACGATCGTCCGCCTAAACTACGACCTCAAGCACGAACACGACGAAAGGGACGGGGAGGGAGACCTGCGCGGCGGCCTTCCCTTGGAACCCGGGCTTCGTTCAGAACGCTCCACGTAA